GCGttttttggagctccaggtactatgaacgatcttaatattcttgatcgatcacctgtttttgatgaaattatTAACGGAAACGCTCCACAAGTCAATTTCTATGTCAACGGAAGTGAGTACCATTTGGGTTACTATCTCGCCGATGgcatttatccgaaatgggctacttttattcaatctatccgaCTACCACAAGGtccaaaaaattgtttatttgcTAAAAaacaagaagctgtccgaaaagatgttgaGCGCGCCTTCGGAGTCCTGCAAGCTAGATTCGCCGTTGTTAGAAATCCATCTAATTTATgggataaaaacaaaataggAAATATTATTAAGACATGtataatactccataatatgattgtcgaagatGAACGAGATTCATACACTCAACACGCTTCAGAAtttcaacaaggagaagatGTGGATCATACATTTGTAGTCAAGAGGACTAAAAGTCTTGGTACTATATTGGGTCGTCGAGCAGAAGTTCGGGATAGACAAGGCCATCAACAATTAAAAGaagatttgattgaaaatatatgggTTAAATTTGGACATCTCCCTAActacaatgtttagaaaaaCTTGGACGGGAAAAAAAATCCAACGTTTAGTTTCTATGAGTtcaataaaatgtttgtttttttttattttttcatgtttgtaatttttttcccaattttgtaaatttctcatgttttcaattttaatgttatatgttttattttaaatttttattctatatgtcattacttattttaaatttttattctatatGTCATTACTAAGAAACATCAAAAAGTCCTACCAATAATCTAATTTTTTGGGATTGTCCTTAACTTTGGTCCTTAACCtcaaaataacaataaattaatCTAAGGACCAGACAATTAGTCCTAGCAATAATCATGGTCTTACTTggttttatcttaaaaataaaaattttgttatattaaaaggccaattttttatttttgccaTATATAGGGCCTCCGGTATGTTTGAGCCGGCCCTGCATGTGAACATCTAGATATCGGAACTATCAAAATTCCTCCTCTTAAGGTGCCTATGGAGTTACTCAAGGAGGTGGGAATCATAGGAGCCTCCCATGGCTGGGTTGCAACTTTGAAAAATGGAATTGTGTGTCAAGATGACCTAGATCTCCATGCACCGGATAATAACCCAAAACGCATTCCTCTACCTCCTCTTGAAACTCTGCCTCATAACCAAACCCAAATAGTAACCAACATAGCCATGTCCTCTTCGTCTCCAGAGGATGAAGACTGCATCGTGGCTGTCAAGTTCTTGGGACCTCAGCTAAGCTTGTGTAGGCCAGCTCAGAGAGATTGCACGTGGAGCAACATCAGGATCTCAGACCCCAGCTTCTTCTCCTCCCATGTAATGTACTCCAAGAGAGATGAGATGTTCTCCATGCCCTCTTCTAGAGGCCACTACACTAGATCATGGGATCTTGTGAGACAcatgaaggaaccaaagctgcaGATGCTGATGCAGCCTCCTGAAGATCAAATTCCGAGAATGACAAAGAGGGCGTGGCAGCGATTGGAGTCGTGTTGTACGAAGCAACACTACTTAGTGGAGTCGTCACACACCGATGAGACTTTTATGTTGAAGTGGTACACACAAAGCAGACCCACTTTGAATGTATGGGACCATTTCCTTTTGTTGAAGATAGACAAGGAAGGGAATGCTCTTTACACGAAAGACATTGGAGATCTCTGCATTTTACTTTCTAGGTCCGAACCCATATGTATCCCGGCTAAATTGAACCGAAGAGCCAAAAACTGCATCTATATGTTGACCGAGCACGAGTTTGCCATTGTCGGTATCGGCAGTAACCAGAAGTTTTGTAGAACACCTTTCACTTGCTCCTTACCTTGCTATATTTCAAAAAACTAATATAGCTAGTGTCTCActctcaaaatctataattatgcttttaaatacatttatggtattattatttttacataccgatgaagttaaaatataaaaaataatacccAAATGTAaacttattaaataaaataatattatatttaaaattattagtgTACATGGTGCatgaatattatattattataatttctatatttgaatataaacatatttaaaattaggtGAAAAGCGacatattaaaataagtaatcattaaacaatataatataatataaattttatttttgtaaaatgtaGTCTTAACTCTATtgaaatttacataaaattaaagtaaaATTGTTAaaccaaatgaaaataaataaaactacaaaaatatacttatggttttattttttttctaaacagataattaaaaatagaaaacattaGTATTCAAATGTAagctaaaatattattttaaaataaaaataatattatacttaaaattattatttctgcGCATAGCGCAGAAAAATTCCTAGTGTAATTTAACCGATATTTTTTTCAGTAGAAATAAGATTCAGTCAATttttagcaaaagaaaaaaatatatgattcaGTCAATTTAGATATAAATGGAAGAAGGAATATTCACTTTGATTTGTTATTGTAATAGATAGGAAAATCAGACTTGGTGGCCAAGGGTTTATACATTAACACCGTATTAACGAGAAAAATTTCACGTAACAAAAAAGGAGAAGCAGCCATGTCTCATCTTGTCAGGCGGCTCAAGCTATCGAAGTTATCCCTCCGAGTAAGCCACCTAACAGTTTCTCAGTGCTTCTCTAATTTCATCTTTAAAGTTGAACCTTGTGGATCTACTTTGAGAGATGGTGACGTTGGATATCTAGCTATACACAGCTATATTGATAACTTGATCGACTGCACGCCAAAGAAGGTGCCTACGGAGTTAGCAAAGGAGATGGGAACCATAGGAGCATCCCACGGCTGGGTAGCAACTTTGAAAAATGGGGTCGTGTGTCTTCAAGATGACCTAGACCTCCATGCATCGTATACAGACCCAAAACGCATTTCATTGCCTCCTCTTGTAACTTTGCCTAACTGCCAAACCCGAGTGGTAACCAACGTAGCCATGTCCTCTTCTTCTCCCGAGGATGAAGACTGCATCGTGGCTGTCAAGTTCTTGGGACCTCAGCTAAGCTTGTGTAGGCCTTCTCAGAGAGATTGCACGTGGAGCAACATCAGAATCACAGACCCTAGCTTCTTCTCATCCCATGTAATGTACTCCAAGAGAGATGATATGTTCTCCATGATGGCTTCTGGAGGAAACTACACTGGATCATGGGATCTTGGGAGACACATGACCGAACCAAAGCTGACGATGTTGTCGTACCCGAAACAGCGCGTGGTGAAGGACCGGTATATAGAGAGCATGGGTAAGTTTGCCGACAAAGAGTTAATGAGAAAGTGCGAGTGGCTGCAGTCCGAATTGTTAGAATTAGAGAATTATTGAGAGTTTATTTCTGGAGAATGAAGAACCTGAAGAACatgagagaaaagaaaagtatGAGAGAGATGTAGATTTCAAAATGTaagagagagaatgagagaaTAGTTTCCTTGATTTAATTGTAGATCTGAATACAAGTATTTAAAGGCAAGTTGCC
The window above is part of the Brassica napus cultivar Da-Ae chromosome C8, Da-Ae, whole genome shotgun sequence genome. Proteins encoded here:
- the LOC111208762 gene encoding uncharacterized protein LOC111208762, which encodes MELLKEVGIIGASHGWVATLKNGIVCQDDLDLHAPDNNPKRIPLPPLETLPHNQTQIVTNIAMSSSSPEDEDCIVAVKFLGPQLSLCRPAQRDCTWSNIRISDPSFFSSHVMYSKRDEMFSMPSSRGHYTRSWDLVRHMKEPKLQMLMQPPEDQIPRMTKRAWQRLESCCTKQHYLVESSHTDETFMLKWYTQSRPTLNVWDHFLLLKIDKEGNALYTKDIGDLCILLSRSEPICIPAKLNRRAKNCIYMLTEHEFAIVGIGSNQKFCRTPFTCSLPCYISKN
- the LOC111208763 gene encoding uncharacterized protein LOC111208763, whose product is MSHLVRRLKLSKLSLRVSHLTVSQCFSNFIFKVEPCGSTLRDGDVGYLAIHSYIDNLIDCTPKKVPTELAKEMGTIGASHGWVATLKNGVVCLQDDLDLHASYTDPKRISLPPLVTLPNCQTRVVTNVAMSSSSPEDEDCIVAVKFLGPQLSLCRPSQRDCTWSNIRITDPSFFSSHVMYSKRDDMFSMMASGGNYTGSWDLGRHMTEPKLTMLSYPKQRVVKDRYIESMGKFADKELMRKCEWLQSELLELENY